In Streptomyces sp. RFCAC02, the following proteins share a genomic window:
- a CDS encoding MarR family transcriptional regulator, with the protein MDDRSPVMGLVHLLRAVTVEFDQLGAEFAARNGLHPTDVRALIHLLDAARTGTRATPGWLGGQLRLNSAGTTALVDRLERLGLVRRSRDTADRRRVLLEVEEKATELGWSFFGPVIGEVVAAAEGFDAAELDTVRRFLTTVLESTGRARAD; encoded by the coding sequence ATGGACGACCGGAGTCCGGTGATGGGGTTGGTTCACCTGCTGCGCGCGGTGACCGTGGAGTTCGACCAGTTGGGCGCCGAGTTCGCAGCACGCAACGGGCTGCACCCCACCGACGTGCGGGCACTGATTCACCTGCTGGACGCGGCACGCACGGGCACGCGGGCCACCCCGGGATGGCTCGGCGGGCAACTGCGGCTGAACTCGGCCGGCACCACGGCCCTGGTGGACCGGCTGGAGCGGCTCGGCCTGGTCCGGCGCAGCAGGGACACGGCCGACCGGCGGCGCGTGCTGCTGGAGGTGGAGGAGAAGGCCACGGAGCTGGGGTGGTCGTTCTTCGGTCCGGTGATCGGCGAGGTGGTGGCGGCCGCGGAGGGGTTCGACGCGGCGGAGCTGGACACGGTGCGTCGTTTCCTGACCACGGTGCTGGAGTCCACCGGGCGGGCTCGCGCGGACTGA
- a CDS encoding SPW repeat protein, whose amino-acid sequence MATTYGAQTSRARSDRSGRSEASLARYKEALFRGERQELIGLFTIAAGVVLCVAPWIADTPDAAKEASRNELGVGIVVILLGIVRFSHYPGKWADAALLVLGAWMIASPWVIGLRNTEVTESSRAVDVVVGIALVLLAAISVLLLRMSRRAGSRRETAEAREHNRPTN is encoded by the coding sequence ATGGCCACGACTTATGGAGCACAGACGTCCCGTGCCCGGTCGGACCGGTCGGGCCGGTCCGAGGCATCGCTGGCGCGGTACAAGGAGGCCCTGTTCCGGGGGGAGCGGCAGGAGCTCATCGGACTGTTCACGATCGCGGCCGGGGTGGTCCTGTGCGTCGCGCCGTGGATCGCGGACACACCCGACGCGGCGAAGGAGGCGTCCCGGAACGAGCTGGGCGTCGGGATCGTGGTGATCCTGCTCGGCATCGTCCGGTTCTCCCACTACCCCGGCAAGTGGGCCGACGCGGCCCTGCTGGTCCTGGGCGCCTGGATGATCGCCTCACCATGGGTGATCGGCCTGCGGAACACCGAGGTGACCGAAAGCTCAAGGGCGGTGGACGTGGTGGTGGGCATCGCCTTGGTCCTCCTGGCAGCGATCTCGGTCCTACTGCTCCGCATGTCCCGCCGAGCAGGCTCCCGCCGAGAGACAGCCGAAGCAAGGGAACACAACAGGCCCACCAACTGA
- a CDS encoding PIG-L deacetylase family protein gives MTNEKAPAPRRSTLVVTAHAGDFVWRAGGAIALAASRGEKVTIACLTFGERGESAKAWREGRTLEEIKALRRDEAERAAATLGAEVLFFDAGDYPLTPSAELTDRLVGVYRATQPDVVLTHPADDPYNGDHPAAHRMALDARVLAQAIGYPGPGEIIGAPPVFYFEPHQPEMSGFRPEVLLDITPVWEVKRKAMECLGAQQHLWDYYTDLAVRRGVQLKRNAGPNLGLSHRTMAEAYMRPYPQIAKELA, from the coding sequence ATGACGAACGAGAAGGCGCCCGCACCGCGCCGCTCGACCCTGGTGGTCACCGCACACGCGGGTGACTTCGTCTGGCGGGCGGGAGGCGCCATCGCCCTGGCGGCCTCCCGCGGCGAGAAGGTCACCATCGCCTGCCTCACGTTCGGCGAGCGCGGCGAGTCGGCGAAGGCGTGGCGCGAGGGCAGGACCCTGGAGGAGATCAAGGCGCTGCGGCGCGACGAGGCCGAACGGGCCGCGGCGACCCTCGGCGCCGAGGTCCTGTTCTTCGACGCCGGCGACTACCCCCTCACGCCGAGCGCGGAGCTGACGGACCGGCTGGTCGGGGTGTACCGCGCCACGCAGCCCGACGTCGTCCTCACCCACCCCGCCGACGACCCGTACAACGGCGACCACCCGGCGGCCCACCGGATGGCGCTGGACGCCCGCGTCCTCGCCCAGGCCATCGGCTACCCGGGTCCCGGCGAGATCATCGGCGCCCCGCCGGTCTTCTACTTCGAGCCGCACCAGCCGGAGATGAGCGGCTTCAGACCGGAGGTCCTCCTCGACATCACCCCCGTGTGGGAGGTGAAGCGCAAGGCGATGGAGTGCCTGGGCGCGCAGCAGCACCTGTGGGACTACTACACGGACCTCGCGGTGCGCCGCGGCGTCCAGCTCAAGCGGAACGCGGGGCCGAACCTGGGCCTCTCCCACCGGACCATGGCCGAGGCGTACATGCGGCCGTACCCGCAGATCGCGAAGGAGCTGGCATGA
- a CDS encoding trans-aconitate 2-methyltransferase — protein MAPAHDDRDRPAPPVWDPAQYQRHSGHRTRPLYELLARVPPLLPAGDAPRVADLGCGPGKPSLVVAERFPTARITGYDNSPAMLAEAEPYAGPLAGGGGLDFRCADLAEWRPGETFDLIVSNAALQWVPGHLGLLPDWVAGLAPGGVLAFQVPGNFDAPSHVLMREIAGGRHWRGRLGDVLRHRDATHPTGEYFAGLAAIGCEVDAWETTYLQVLHGDDPVLDWVRGTGLRPVLTALDDDPEARDAFVAEYRDALREAYPPGPHGTLFPFRRVFVVAQKG, from the coding sequence ATGGCACCCGCGCACGATGACCGAGACCGCCCCGCCCCGCCCGTATGGGACCCGGCCCAGTACCAGCGGCACAGCGGGCACCGCACCCGGCCGCTGTACGAGCTGCTCGCCCGCGTCCCGCCGCTGCTGCCCGCCGGTGACGCGCCCCGCGTCGCCGACCTCGGGTGCGGCCCGGGGAAGCCGAGCCTCGTCGTCGCCGAACGCTTCCCCACCGCCCGCATCACCGGCTACGACAACTCCCCGGCCATGCTGGCCGAGGCCGAGCCGTACGCCGGACCCCTCGCCGGCGGCGGCGGGCTCGACTTCCGGTGCGCGGACCTCGCCGAGTGGCGGCCCGGGGAGACGTTCGACCTGATCGTCTCGAACGCCGCCCTCCAGTGGGTCCCCGGCCACCTCGGCCTGCTGCCCGACTGGGTCGCGGGCCTGGCGCCGGGCGGCGTCCTCGCGTTCCAGGTCCCCGGGAACTTCGACGCGCCGAGCCACGTCCTCATGCGCGAGATCGCCGGCGGCCGCCACTGGCGCGGCCGGCTCGGGGACGTCCTGCGGCACCGCGACGCCACGCACCCCACCGGCGAGTACTTCGCCGGGCTGGCCGCCATCGGCTGCGAGGTGGACGCGTGGGAGACCACCTACCTCCAGGTCCTCCACGGCGACGACCCCGTGCTCGACTGGGTGCGGGGAACGGGGCTGCGGCCCGTCCTCACCGCGCTGGACGACGACCCGGAGGCGCGCGACGCGTTCGTCGCCGAGTACCGGGACGCGCTGCGCGAGGCGTACCCGCCCGGGCCGCACGGGACGCTGTTCCCGTTCCGCCGCGTCTTCGTCGTCGCGCAGAAGGGGTGA
- a CDS encoding DUF397 domain-containing protein has protein sequence MIDRDNALRSAVWFTSSYSNDQGGACVEGARLAGDAMGVRDSKDTSGPAFIFARRAWEGFLTAMTTGELRP, from the coding sequence ATGATCGACAGGGACAACGCCCTGCGAAGTGCTGTGTGGTTCACTTCCAGCTACAGCAACGACCAGGGGGGCGCCTGTGTGGAGGGGGCGCGGCTCGCCGGGGATGCGATGGGGGTCCGCGACTCCAAGGACACCTCTGGTCCGGCCTTCATCTTCGCCAGGCGGGCTTGGGAAGGCTTCCTGACAGCCATGACAACCGGTGAACTCCGTCCGTAA
- a CDS encoding MarR family transcriptional regulator — protein MEDEVDRLVAAWRRERPDLDVEPLEVLSRVSRLARHLDRARRLAFAEHRLEPWEFDVLTALRRAGSPYQLSPGQLLTQTLVTSGTMTNRIDRLAKKGLVERLPDPTDRRGVLVRLTTAGQHHADEALAGLLTQERAILGDLTAAQRRDLAALLRVLTAPFDNTPI, from the coding sequence ATGGAGGACGAGGTTGACCGGCTGGTGGCGGCCTGGCGGCGCGAGCGCCCCGACCTGGACGTCGAACCGCTCGAAGTGCTCAGCCGCGTCAGCCGCCTGGCCCGCCACCTCGACCGGGCGCGCCGGCTGGCGTTCGCCGAGCACCGTCTCGAACCGTGGGAGTTCGACGTCCTCACGGCCCTGCGGCGCGCCGGAAGCCCGTACCAGCTCTCCCCCGGTCAGCTTCTCACCCAGACCCTCGTGACGTCCGGCACGATGACGAACCGCATCGACAGGCTGGCGAAGAAGGGCCTGGTCGAACGCCTCCCGGACCCGACCGACCGCCGCGGCGTCCTGGTCCGCCTGACGACGGCCGGCCAGCACCACGCCGACGAGGCACTGGCGGGCCTGCTGACCCAGGAACGCGCGATCCTCGGCGACCTGACGGCGGCACAGCGCCGCGACCTGGCGGCACTCCTCCGCGTCCTGACAGCCCCCTTCGACAACACCCCGATCTGA
- a CDS encoding alpha/beta hydrolase: protein MSASAFDLAYDELRARWPESTEERDVATPYGRTRVHVYGPADGRPLVLLPGGSATGLVWWANAPALGERYRVHAVDLLGDAGRTERDGTPLKNAADLMAWLDALLDGLGLDRTHLCGHSYGAWIAAGYALHAPQRIDRLALLDPTQVFAGFRPGYLLRALPTLIRPDEARARAFLAWETGDHRPDESWQRLYALASTAPGRKIVAGRCPRTAGLRMPVLVLVAERSRTHHAAKVAARARRTLPHAEVALLPGATHHSLPHTDPQQVNDHLMDFLG, encoded by the coding sequence ATGTCCGCGTCCGCTTTCGACCTTGCCTACGACGAGCTGCGTGCCCGCTGGCCCGAGTCCACCGAGGAACGCGACGTCGCCACGCCGTACGGGCGCACCCGGGTCCACGTGTACGGCCCGGCGGACGGCAGGCCGCTGGTGCTGCTGCCCGGCGGATCCGCCACCGGCCTGGTCTGGTGGGCCAACGCGCCGGCCCTCGGTGAGCGGTACCGCGTCCACGCGGTGGACCTGCTGGGCGACGCGGGCCGTACCGAACGCGACGGCACGCCGTTGAAGAACGCCGCCGACCTGATGGCCTGGCTGGACGCGCTGCTGGACGGTCTCGGACTGGACCGCACGCACCTGTGCGGTCACTCGTACGGCGCCTGGATCGCCGCCGGGTACGCGCTGCACGCGCCGCAGCGGATCGACCGTCTCGCCCTCCTGGACCCCACCCAGGTCTTCGCCGGATTCCGCCCCGGCTACCTGCTGCGCGCGCTGCCCACCCTGATACGCCCGGACGAGGCCCGCGCCCGCGCCTTCCTGGCCTGGGAGACCGGGGATCACCGGCCGGACGAGTCCTGGCAGCGCCTCTACGCGCTCGCCTCCACGGCCCCCGGCCGCAAGATCGTGGCCGGCCGCTGCCCCCGGACGGCCGGCCTCCGCATGCCGGTGCTGGTCCTGGTGGCGGAACGCAGCCGCACGCACCACGCCGCCAAGGTCGCGGCCCGCGCCCGCCGGACACTCCCGCACGCCGAGGTGGCACTGCTCCCCGGAGCCACCCACCACTCCCTGCCCCACACCGACCCGCAGCAGGTGAACGACCACCTGATGGACTTCCTCGGCTGA
- a CDS encoding 4-oxalomesaconate tautomerase, with the protein MTGEPEPAGVRCLLMRGGTSKGAYFLAGDLPADPAARDDLLLRIMGSPDPRQIDGLGGAHPLTSKVAVVSPSAGGDADVDYLFLQVAVDTAGVSDRQNCGNLLAGVGPFAVERGLVAPGDDGRTSVRIRMVNTGDLATATFPTPRGRPAYSGGARISGVPGTAAPVVIEFPPGGGPLLPTGNVRDTIAGTPVTCVDNGMPTVLIPADALGVTGYETPRELEADAALRERVEEIRLAAGPLMGLGDVGATTVPKLSLLAPPAHGGAVSTRTFIPHRCHTSIGVLGAAGVAAGLRVPGGVADGIADLPAEGDRLRVEHPTGFLDIDVRVAAHGDGPPAVTRTAVVRTARKIFDGTVFPRPAHTSPLERQDR; encoded by the coding sequence GTGACCGGGGAGCCGGAGCCCGCGGGCGTACGGTGCCTGCTGATGCGCGGCGGCACGTCCAAGGGCGCGTACTTCCTCGCCGGCGACCTGCCGGCGGACCCGGCCGCGCGCGACGACCTGCTGCTGCGGATCATGGGCAGCCCCGACCCGCGGCAGATCGACGGTCTCGGCGGCGCGCACCCGCTCACCAGCAAGGTCGCGGTCGTGTCGCCCTCGGCCGGCGGGGACGCCGACGTCGACTACCTGTTCCTGCAGGTCGCCGTCGACACCGCCGGGGTGTCGGACCGGCAGAACTGCGGCAACCTGCTCGCGGGCGTCGGCCCGTTCGCCGTCGAACGCGGCCTCGTCGCCCCCGGGGACGACGGCCGGACGTCGGTCCGCATCCGGATGGTCAACACCGGCGACCTGGCCACCGCAACGTTCCCCACGCCGCGCGGCCGTCCCGCGTACTCGGGCGGCGCGCGGATCTCAGGGGTGCCCGGGACGGCGGCGCCGGTCGTGATCGAGTTCCCGCCCGGCGGCGGCCCCCTCCTGCCCACCGGGAACGTCCGCGACACGATCGCCGGCACGCCCGTGACCTGCGTCGACAACGGCATGCCGACCGTGCTGATACCGGCGGACGCCCTCGGCGTGACGGGCTACGAGACGCCCCGCGAGCTGGAGGCGGACGCGGCCCTGCGCGAGCGCGTCGAGGAGATCAGGCTCGCCGCCGGCCCGCTGATGGGCCTCGGGGACGTCGGCGCGACGACCGTCCCGAAGCTCAGCCTGCTGGCCCCGCCCGCGCACGGCGGCGCCGTCTCGACCCGCACGTTCATCCCGCACCGCTGCCACACGTCCATCGGCGTCCTCGGCGCCGCCGGGGTCGCCGCGGGGCTGCGCGTCCCCGGCGGGGTCGCCGACGGCATCGCCGACCTGCCCGCCGAGGGCGATCGGCTGCGCGTCGAGCACCCGACGGGCTTCCTCGACATCGACGTGCGCGTGGCCGCCCACGGCGACGGACCGCCCGCCGTCACCCGTACCGCCGTCGTGCGGACCGCCCGGAAGATCTTCGACGGGACGGTCTTCCCCCGCCCGGCGCACACCTCCCCGCTCGAAAGGCAGGACCGATGA
- a CDS encoding diaminopimelate decarboxylase — MTTETSPHPAPRTLSPGTRVPPQAAAPRSAPPASFTRPRAPQTRHPDLAIWPRSAQFTADGADMRVGGVRLTGVAVRHGTPAYVIDETEARQRCRAHLDAFPDGVLVSAAPALLRPGPLAWIEEEKLGLALVSAAELTRVARAGFPCDRVTLHGAAGDPASIATALRLGAGRVVLDSSADVHRLAAQVPPGTRQQVLLRVTPGTSRSPARRTNGLSLPDGSAQHTIGRILAQPRLSLAGLHCDVGADVTTAKPYLPAVRRLVGLLARVRDQYGVVLSDLVLGGGHTAAHRPGDPEPDLTALAARVRAELIESCAATALPVPRLVIEPGRALTAPAAVALHRVLRVEDTAHGRVVTVNGDGTTGVPYATAPRVIGRRTAPARRPATLVRHGGGTPATVALLPADVTTGDLLATPAAGGTAPPTDTPLIAVADSRARLLEG, encoded by the coding sequence ATGACCACGGAGACCAGCCCCCACCCCGCCCCTCGTACCCTCTCCCCGGGCACCCGCGTCCCCCCACAGGCGGCCGCCCCCCGATCCGCGCCCCCTGCGTCCTTCACGCGCCCTCGCGCGCCCCAGACGCGCCACCCCGATCTGGCCATCTGGCCCCGCTCGGCCCAGTTCACGGCCGACGGCGCGGACATGCGGGTCGGCGGCGTCCGCCTCACCGGCGTCGCCGTGCGCCACGGCACACCGGCGTACGTCATCGACGAGACGGAGGCGCGGCAGCGCTGCCGCGCGCACCTGGACGCGTTCCCCGACGGCGTCCTCGTGTCCGCCGCTCCCGCGCTGCTGCGGCCGGGGCCGCTGGCCTGGATCGAGGAGGAGAAGCTGGGCCTCGCCCTGGTCTCGGCCGCCGAGCTGACGCGGGTGGCCCGCGCCGGTTTCCCGTGCGACCGCGTGACGCTGCACGGCGCCGCCGGTGACCCGGCCTCCATCGCGACGGCCCTGCGGCTGGGCGCGGGGCGGGTCGTCCTCGACAGCAGCGCGGACGTGCACCGGCTGGCCGCCCAGGTGCCGCCGGGCACACGGCAGCAGGTGCTGCTGCGCGTCACCCCCGGCACGTCGCGGTCCCCGGCGCGGCGGACGAACGGCCTGTCGCTGCCGGACGGTTCGGCGCAGCACACGATCGGCAGGATCCTGGCGCAGCCGCGCCTCTCGCTCGCCGGCCTGCACTGCGACGTCGGCGCGGACGTCACGACGGCCAAGCCGTACCTGCCGGCGGTGCGCCGGCTCGTCGGGCTGCTGGCCCGGGTCCGCGACCAGTACGGCGTGGTCCTGTCGGACCTGGTCCTCGGCGGCGGCCACACGGCCGCGCACCGGCCGGGCGACCCGGAACCGGACCTGACGGCCCTGGCCGCGCGCGTCCGCGCCGAACTGATCGAGAGCTGCGCGGCGACGGCGCTGCCCGTCCCGCGCCTGGTGATCGAGCCGGGCCGCGCCCTCACCGCACCGGCGGCCGTGGCGCTGCACCGGGTGCTGCGCGTCGAGGACACGGCGCACGGCCGCGTCGTCACGGTGAACGGCGACGGCACGACGGGCGTCCCGTACGCGACGGCGCCCCGTGTGATCGGCCGCCGGACGGCACCGGCACGGCGTCCTGCCACCCTCGTTCGGCACGGCGGCGGCACTCCGGCGACGGTGGCGCTGCTGCCGGCCGACGTGACGACGGGCGACCTGCTGGCGACACCGGCGGCGGGCGGGACGGCGCCACCGACCGACACCCCGCTGATCGCGGTGGCGGACTCGCGCGCCCGCCTGTTGGAGGGCTGA
- the lipB gene encoding lipoyl(octanoyl) transferase LipB, with the protein MDVTSDVLERLDLGEVPYEEAVDAMAGWVERRRAGEIGDRLALLSHPPVITYGSRTPPEELPAAGDIPLVPVDRGGQATYHGPGQLVGYLVINLRERGPGDIVRWVENGLIRALADLGVTAVRRDTPPGAQSLVGVWIPGGPEPRKIASIGMRIRNGVTSHGFALNVDPALGAFGTFTACGLPDVAMTSLARLAAEHGTAPPTADAVRESVARAFGARVR; encoded by the coding sequence GTGGACGTGACCAGCGATGTTCTCGAACGGCTCGATCTCGGTGAAGTCCCCTACGAGGAGGCCGTGGACGCCATGGCCGGCTGGGTCGAGCGACGGCGGGCCGGCGAGATCGGCGACCGTCTCGCGCTCCTCAGCCATCCGCCCGTCATCACGTACGGCAGCCGCACCCCGCCCGAGGAGCTGCCGGCCGCAGGCGACATCCCGCTCGTCCCCGTCGACCGGGGCGGCCAGGCCACGTACCACGGTCCGGGCCAGCTCGTCGGCTACCTCGTCATCAACCTGCGCGAGCGCGGCCCCGGCGACATCGTCCGCTGGGTGGAGAACGGCCTGATCCGCGCGCTGGCCGACCTCGGCGTCACGGCCGTGCGCCGCGACACCCCGCCGGGCGCGCAGAGCCTCGTCGGCGTGTGGATACCCGGCGGTCCCGAGCCCCGCAAGATCGCCTCGATCGGCATGCGCATCAGGAACGGCGTCACCAGCCACGGCTTCGCGCTGAACGTGGACCCCGCCCTCGGCGCGTTCGGCACCTTCACGGCCTGCGGGCTGCCCGACGTCGCGATGACGTCCCTCGCGCGGCTCGCCGCCGAGCACGGCACCGCCCCGCCCACCGCCGACGCCGTACGGGAGTCGGTGGCCCGGGCGTTCGGCGCGCGGGTCCGCTGA
- a CDS encoding DUF397 domain-containing protein yields MITTNNALGSAEWFTSSYSNDQGGNCVEGARLTGGAMGVRDSKDTSGPAFIFARRTWEGFLTAVTTGELRL; encoded by the coding sequence ATGATCACCACGAACAACGCACTTGGAAGCGCTGAGTGGTTCACTTCCAGTTACAGCAACGACCAAGGGGGCAACTGTGTGGAGGGGGCACGGCTCACCGGCGGTGCGATGGGAGTCCGTGACTCCAAGGACACCTCTGGTCCGGCCTTCATCTTCGCCAGGCGGACCTGGGAAGGCTTCCTGACAGCCGTGACAACCGGCGAACTCCGCCTATAA
- a CDS encoding VOC family protein, giving the protein MTTPPLGDIAHLGHAELLTPDLDGSVRFCTDFLGLTVCGESGGTVHLRTFDDYEHHSLVLTAAERPGLRRTALRTSSEEALGRRVEALEAAGHAGRWVEDEPGIGRLYVTADPDGHEIALYWESEYYAAPPELRPALKNQPQAKPNRGVGVRRLDHVNFLAADVAANADFQQQVLGARPTEQIRLDSGAIGAKWLTFTDKSYDVVYTSDWTGASGRLHHIAFATDTREDVLRAADLAIDSGVFIETGPHKHAIQQTFFLYVYEPGGNRIELCNPLTRLVLAPDWPLVTWTEAERARGQAWGLKTIESFHTHGTPPVD; this is encoded by the coding sequence ATGACGACCCCACCGCTCGGCGACATCGCCCACCTCGGCCACGCCGAACTCCTCACCCCCGACCTCGACGGCAGCGTCCGCTTCTGCACCGACTTCCTCGGCCTGACCGTGTGCGGGGAGTCCGGCGGCACCGTCCACCTGCGCACCTTCGACGACTACGAGCACCACAGCCTCGTCCTCACCGCCGCCGAACGGCCGGGGCTGCGCCGCACCGCCCTGCGCACCTCAAGCGAGGAGGCGCTCGGGCGGCGCGTCGAGGCGCTCGAGGCGGCCGGGCACGCCGGGCGCTGGGTGGAGGACGAGCCCGGCATCGGCAGGCTGTACGTGACGGCCGACCCCGACGGCCACGAGATCGCCCTGTACTGGGAGAGCGAGTACTACGCGGCGCCCCCGGAACTGCGGCCCGCGCTCAAGAACCAGCCGCAGGCCAAGCCCAACCGGGGCGTGGGCGTGCGCCGCCTCGACCACGTGAACTTCCTGGCCGCCGACGTCGCCGCCAACGCGGACTTCCAGCAGCAGGTGCTGGGCGCGCGGCCAACGGAGCAGATCCGCCTGGACAGTGGGGCGATCGGCGCGAAGTGGCTGACGTTCACGGACAAGTCGTACGACGTCGTCTACACCTCGGACTGGACGGGCGCGAGCGGCCGCCTGCACCACATCGCGTTCGCGACCGACACGCGCGAGGACGTGCTGCGCGCGGCGGACCTCGCCATCGACAGCGGCGTGTTCATCGAGACGGGGCCGCACAAGCACGCGATCCAGCAGACGTTCTTCCTGTACGTCTACGAGCCCGGCGGCAACCGCATCGAGCTGTGCAACCCGCTGACCCGTCTCGTGCTCGCGCCGGACTGGCCGCTCGTCACCTGGACCGAGGCCGAGCGCGCCAGGGGCCAGGCGTGGGGCCTGAAGACGATCGAGTCGTTCCACACGCACGGCACGCCGCCGGTGGACTGA
- a CDS encoding 4-carboxy-4-hydroxy-2-oxoadipate aldolase/oxaloacetate decarboxylase has product MSGVIVTGPPKADARDVEALGRYGVATVSEAMGRTGLLGPGLRPVQQGVRVAGTAVTVLSWPGDNLMIHAAVEQCGEGDILVVTTTSPSTDGMFGELFATALARRGVRGLVINAGIRDTQELRDMGFAAWSRAVSAQGTVKATGGSVNVPVAIGGQVVRPGDVIVADDDGVVVVPRERARETAEASEAREAKEAAARAAFLDGQLGLDRYGLREKLAGLGVRYVTYAEHTGESGS; this is encoded by the coding sequence ATGAGCGGCGTCATCGTCACCGGACCCCCGAAGGCGGATGCGCGGGACGTCGAGGCGCTCGGGCGGTACGGCGTCGCGACCGTGAGCGAGGCGATGGGGCGCACCGGGCTCCTGGGTCCCGGGCTGCGGCCGGTCCAGCAGGGCGTACGGGTCGCGGGCACGGCGGTGACCGTCCTCAGCTGGCCCGGCGACAATCTGATGATCCATGCGGCGGTGGAGCAGTGCGGGGAGGGCGACATCCTCGTCGTCACCACCACGTCGCCGTCCACGGACGGCATGTTCGGCGAGCTGTTCGCCACGGCCCTCGCGCGGCGCGGCGTACGGGGGCTCGTGATCAACGCGGGCATCCGGGACACGCAGGAGCTGCGGGACATGGGCTTCGCCGCGTGGTCGCGCGCCGTCTCCGCGCAGGGCACGGTGAAGGCCACCGGCGGGTCCGTGAACGTGCCCGTCGCCATCGGGGGGCAGGTCGTACGGCCCGGCGACGTGATCGTCGCCGACGACGACGGGGTGGTCGTCGTGCCGCGCGAACGGGCGCGGGAGACCGCCGAGGCGTCCGAGGCACGGGAGGCGAAGGAGGCGGCGGCGCGCGCGGCGTTCCTCGACGGACAGCTCGGGCTCGACCGCTACGGGCTGCGGGAGAAGCTCGCCGGCCTCGGCGTGCGGTACGTGACGTACGCCGAGCACACCGGGGAGTCCGGGTCGTGA
- a CDS encoding GntR family transcriptional regulator encodes MPKQAGPTSGEQARQQALTRLRQAILRGEMAPAQRLVENELAEQFGVTRASVRAALIELESEGLVERIRNRGSRVRVVSVEEAVAIIECRMALEGLCAAKAALAADDGQLDRLAEVGTAMTKAVAAGEPMVYSDLNHELHAMVREFSGQQTAVSLLERLNGQLVRHRFQLALRPGRPQQSLNEHLAMIDAIRARDPRAAEAAVRAHLASVIDALRE; translated from the coding sequence ATGCCGAAGCAAGCCGGTCCGACCAGCGGGGAGCAGGCCAGACAGCAGGCACTGACCCGGCTGCGGCAGGCGATCCTGCGCGGCGAGATGGCACCGGCCCAGCGGCTGGTGGAGAACGAACTCGCCGAGCAGTTCGGTGTGACACGGGCCAGCGTCAGAGCGGCGCTGATCGAACTGGAGTCGGAAGGACTGGTCGAACGCATCCGCAACCGCGGATCGCGGGTACGGGTGGTGAGCGTCGAGGAAGCCGTCGCCATCATCGAGTGCCGCATGGCCCTCGAAGGGCTGTGCGCGGCCAAGGCGGCACTCGCCGCCGACGACGGGCAGCTCGACCGGCTCGCGGAGGTCGGCACCGCGATGACGAAGGCCGTCGCCGCGGGCGAACCGATGGTCTACTCCGACCTCAACCACGAACTGCACGCCATGGTGCGCGAGTTCTCCGGCCAGCAGACGGCCGTCTCGCTCCTGGAGCGGCTCAACGGCCAGCTCGTGCGCCACCGGTTCCAGCTCGCGCTGCGGCCCGGACGCCCGCAGCAGTCCCTGAACGAGCACCTGGCCATGATCGACGCGATCCGGGCCAGGGACCCGCGGGCGGCCGAGGCGGCCGTCCGCGCGCACCTCGCGAGCGTGATCGACGCACTGCGCGAATGA